From the genome of Kaistella daneshvariae, one region includes:
- the tgt gene encoding tRNA guanosine(34) transglycosylase Tgt, with translation MMSHFFTINNTTSGKARAGTLSTDHGEIQTPIFMPVGTVASVKTVHQRELKEDIKAQIILGNTYHLNLRPKMDVMQAAGGLHKFMNWDLPILTDSGGYQVFSLSKSRKLNEEGVKFKSHIDGSTHFISPEKSMEIQRQIGADIFMAFDECTPYPCDYNLAKTSMEMTHRWLKRCISWTEENPEIYGHKQRLFPIVQGSTYSDLRKASAEFISEQNAEGNAIGGLSVGEPEDEMYRITNEVTDVLPKEKPRYLMGVGTPWNILESIGLGIDMMDCVMPTRNARNAMLFTWGGIMNMKNEKWKDDFSPLDELGTSYVDSEYSKAYVRHLFASKEYLGKQIASVHNLAFYLDLVRVAREHIIAGDFYQWKDSIIPQLKNRL, from the coding sequence ATGATGTCGCATTTTTTTACAATAAACAATACCACTTCCGGAAAAGCCCGTGCCGGAACCTTATCTACTGATCACGGCGAAATTCAAACCCCGATTTTTATGCCCGTTGGCACCGTAGCTTCGGTGAAAACCGTTCATCAAAGAGAATTAAAAGAGGATATTAAAGCGCAGATAATTTTAGGAAACACCTATCACCTGAATTTGCGCCCGAAAATGGATGTGATGCAGGCAGCCGGCGGACTGCATAAATTCATGAACTGGGATTTGCCGATTCTTACCGATTCCGGTGGTTATCAGGTTTTTTCCTTGTCAAAATCAAGAAAATTGAATGAAGAAGGCGTAAAATTTAAATCCCATATCGATGGCAGCACGCATTTTATTTCCCCTGAAAAATCAATGGAAATTCAGAGACAGATCGGTGCGGATATTTTTATGGCTTTTGATGAATGTACGCCCTATCCGTGCGACTATAATCTGGCAAAAACTTCAATGGAAATGACGCATCGCTGGCTGAAAAGATGCATCAGCTGGACCGAAGAAAATCCAGAAATTTACGGCCATAAGCAGCGTTTATTTCCGATTGTTCAGGGTTCTACGTATTCGGATTTGAGAAAAGCTTCGGCGGAATTTATTTCTGAACAAAATGCTGAAGGAAACGCAATTGGCGGACTTTCAGTTGGTGAACCTGAAGACGAAATGTACCGCATTACCAACGAAGTAACCGACGTTTTACCCAAAGAAAAACCCAGATATTTGATGGGCGTTGGTACGCCGTGGAATATTTTGGAAAGCATCGGACTTGGAATTGATATGATGGATTGTGTAATGCCTACTAGAAATGCGCGAAATGCCATGCTTTTCACTTGGGGTGGCATTATGAATATGAAAAACGAAAAATGGAAAGACGATTTTTCGCCTTTGGATGAACTTGGGACAAGTTATGTAGATTCAGAATATTCAAAAGCCTATGTACGCCACCTTTTTGCTTCGAAAGAATATTTAGGAAAGCAAATTGCTTCGGTACATAATTTAGCGTTTTATCTGGATTTGGTGCGCGTTGCGCGCGAGCATATTATCGCCGGCGATTTCTACCAGTGGAAAGATTCAATTATTCCGCAGTTAAAAAACCGCCTGTAA
- a CDS encoding uroporphyrinogen-III synthase, producing MKIKSILVSQPAPNESSPYLEMAKKEKIKIDFRQFIHVEGVDAKELRAQKIDLSQYTGVIFTSKNAIDHFFRLAEEMRFTVPDSMRYICQSEAIANYLQKHIVYRKRKISFGEKNFTDLAPLFKKFPSEKYILPASDVLGSDIQKVMDASGVDWVKATMYKTVSSDLSDIKIDDYDMLVFFTRQGIKSLGENFPDFKQNETKIAVFGATTEQAAIDAGLRVDVMAPSKETPSMTMAIEKYIRNLEK from the coding sequence ATGAAAATTAAATCTATCCTTGTTTCACAACCTGCTCCAAACGAGTCGTCGCCTTACCTTGAAATGGCAAAAAAGGAAAAAATCAAGATTGATTTTAGACAGTTCATTCATGTTGAAGGCGTAGATGCGAAAGAGTTACGAGCTCAAAAAATTGACTTATCCCAATACACCGGCGTAATTTTTACCAGCAAAAATGCCATTGACCACTTTTTCCGATTAGCGGAAGAAATGCGTTTCACCGTGCCGGATTCCATGCGGTACATTTGCCAGTCGGAAGCGATTGCAAATTACCTGCAAAAACATATCGTGTACCGCAAAAGAAAAATTTCTTTCGGCGAGAAAAACTTTACCGATTTAGCACCGCTTTTCAAAAAGTTCCCAAGCGAAAAATATATTTTGCCGGCATCTGATGTTTTGGGTTCTGATATTCAAAAGGTAATGGATGCTTCTGGTGTGGATTGGGTAAAAGCGACCATGTACAAAACGGTAAGCAGTGATTTAAGCGATATTAAAATCGATGATTATGATATGCTGGTATTTTTCACCCGTCAGGGAATTAAATCCCTCGGTGAAAATTTCCCGGATTTCAAGCAAAACGAGACCAAAATTGCCGTTTTCGGAGCAACTACAGAGCAGGCAGCAATTGACGCCGGTCTGCGCGTTGACGTGATGGCGCCAAGCAAAGAAACACCGTCGATGACCATGGCGATTGAAAAATACATTAGAAATCTGGAAAAATAA
- a CDS encoding S9 family peptidase produces the protein MSDINPKNMPEKQPKFSAPKARKIDHILETHGDRRNDPYFWLNERENPEVLAYLEAENSYAEAVMKDTEDFQQQLFDEMKARYKENDESLPYFFNEYWYIVRYEEGKEHPLFTRKHSTLENPEELILDVNILAEKHKFFEVGSMAVSPDNKLAVYSSDNMGRRIYELNFKNLETGEILQDQIPNTTGKAVWANDNQHVFYIRKDESLRAFQVYLHQLGTDSSQDVLVFHEKDETFDVNVYKTKSLEYIFIASSSTISDEHRFIPANDVLAEWKIVQPRMDDLEYAVEHYQDEFYIITNADGATNFKLVKTKVAEPGIEFWVDVIPHREEVLLEGFEIFNKYLVLEERAEGLLQLKIINSADNSAHFLPFSDPTYTAYIGLNLEFDTDKLRYGYTSLTQPSSTFEYDMKERTTTLLKQQEVLGGNFSPSNYTSERIWAPARDGKKVPISLVYHKNTAKSAETPLLLYGYGSYGHTVDAGFSNVRLSLLDRGFIFAIAHIRGGEYLGREWYEDGKMLSKKNTFFDFIDAAKHLIKENYTSSSHLYAMGGSAGGLLMGAVMNFEPELFNGIVAQVPFVDVVTTMLDETIPLTTGEFDEWGNPKKKKYYDYMKSYSPYDNIEAKNYPNLLITTGFHDSQVQYWEPAKWAAKLRDLKTDHNLLIFKTDLSSGHGGASGRFESLKEDALEYAFLMKLENKIDGK, from the coding sequence ATGAGCGATATAAATCCTAAAAATATGCCCGAAAAGCAGCCAAAATTTTCAGCGCCCAAGGCAAGGAAAATTGACCATATTCTGGAAACGCACGGCGACCGAAGAAATGACCCGTATTTCTGGTTGAATGAAAGGGAAAACCCGGAAGTTTTGGCGTACCTGGAAGCAGAGAATTCCTACGCAGAAGCGGTGATGAAAGATACCGAAGATTTTCAGCAGCAGCTTTTCGATGAAATGAAAGCGCGCTACAAAGAAAACGATGAATCTTTGCCGTATTTTTTCAACGAATACTGGTACATTGTACGCTACGAAGAAGGCAAAGAGCATCCGCTCTTCACCAGAAAGCATTCGACTTTGGAAAATCCGGAAGAGCTGATCCTGGATGTAAATATTCTGGCCGAAAAGCACAAATTTTTTGAGGTTGGCAGCATGGCGGTTTCGCCTGATAATAAGTTGGCCGTCTATTCTTCAGACAATATGGGCCGCAGAATTTACGAGCTGAATTTTAAAAATTTAGAAACGGGTGAAATCTTACAGGACCAGATTCCAAACACCACCGGAAAAGCCGTTTGGGCAAACGATAACCAGCACGTTTTTTACATCCGCAAGGATGAAAGCCTGCGCGCTTTTCAGGTCTATCTGCATCAGCTGGGAACCGATTCTTCACAAGACGTTCTGGTTTTTCACGAAAAAGATGAAACTTTCGATGTTAATGTGTACAAAACCAAGTCGTTGGAATATATTTTCATAGCCAGTTCCAGCACCATTTCAGATGAGCACCGTTTTATACCAGCAAACGATGTTTTGGCAGAATGGAAAATCGTTCAGCCCAGAATGGATGACTTGGAATACGCGGTGGAGCATTATCAGGACGAATTTTATATCATCACCAACGCGGATGGTGCCACGAATTTCAAACTGGTAAAAACCAAAGTTGCAGAACCGGGAATTGAGTTTTGGGTTGATGTCATTCCGCACCGCGAGGAGGTTTTGCTGGAAGGTTTTGAGATCTTTAATAAATATCTGGTGCTCGAAGAAAGAGCAGAAGGTTTGCTGCAGTTGAAAATTATAAATTCTGCCGACAATTCTGCCCATTTTTTGCCCTTTTCAGATCCTACTTATACTGCTTATATCGGCTTAAACCTGGAATTTGATACCGACAAACTTCGTTATGGTTATACTTCATTGACACAGCCGAGCTCCACTTTTGAGTATGACATGAAGGAAAGAACCACCACACTTCTGAAACAGCAGGAAGTTTTGGGCGGCAACTTTTCCCCATCAAATTATACTTCTGAGAGAATTTGGGCGCCGGCGCGCGACGGAAAAAAAGTGCCGATTTCGTTGGTTTATCATAAAAATACCGCGAAATCCGCGGAAACTCCGTTGCTGTTGTACGGTTACGGAAGTTACGGCCACACGGTGGATGCCGGTTTTTCAAATGTTCGGTTGTCGCTGTTAGACCGTGGATTTATTTTTGCCATTGCGCACATTCGTGGTGGTGAATATTTGGGCCGAGAGTGGTACGAAGACGGAAAAATGCTGAGCAAAAAGAACACTTTTTTCGATTTTATCGATGCGGCGAAGCATTTAATCAAAGAAAATTACACATCATCGTCACATTTATACGCGATGGGTGGCAGCGCAGGCGGACTTTTGATGGGTGCGGTAATGAATTTCGAACCTGAACTTTTCAATGGAATTGTGGCGCAGGTTCCTTTCGTTGATGTGGTAACCACAATGCTGGACGAAACCATTCCGCTAACAACGGGTGAATTTGATGAATGGGGCAACCCGAAAAAGAAAAAATACTACGATTATATGAAATCGTATTCGCCGTACGATAATATCGAGGCGAAGAATTATCCCAATTTACTGATCACCACTGGTTTTCATGATTCGCAGGTGCAATATTGGGAACCGGCAAAATGGGCAGCAAAACTTCGGGATTTGAAAACTGACCACAATCTGCTTATCTTTAAAACCGATTTAAGCTCCGGCCACGGTGGCGCCAGTGGTAGATTTGAATCTTTAAAGGAAGACGCGCTGGAATATGCTTTTTTAATGAAATTAGAGAATAAAATTGATGGAAAATAA
- a CDS encoding biotin--[acetyl-CoA-carboxylase] ligase: MTDLFYLRECSSTQEKIGEFIPAENPVSVAVCTFNQTKGKGQYGNSWESGKNLNIAYSLAVPTSSINLPDHLFNFRTAVLVADFLANLTREKVQIKWPNDIIIKNKKVAGLLVEKKLLQNEPFFVLGIGLNVLQENFGNLAKAGSLLTQTGVSNDLEALTEQLHHYLVEKITENVNSKKTLKQLNKNLFRKDLVSVFEIDQIRQNGIIKEVDEDGFLVVDLEKDGLKKFFHKEIELLY; this comes from the coding sequence ATGACCGACTTGTTTTACCTGCGGGAATGTTCTTCAACACAAGAAAAAATCGGGGAATTTATACCTGCGGAAAATCCGGTGTCGGTGGCGGTCTGCACTTTCAATCAAACTAAAGGAAAAGGTCAATATGGAAATTCCTGGGAATCCGGCAAAAATTTGAATATTGCGTATTCTCTCGCCGTTCCAACTTCGTCAATAAACCTTCCGGACCATTTGTTCAATTTCCGTACCGCTGTTCTGGTGGCCGATTTTCTCGCCAATTTGACCAGGGAAAAAGTTCAGATTAAATGGCCGAACGACATCATCATCAAAAATAAAAAAGTTGCCGGTTTGCTCGTAGAAAAAAAACTGCTGCAAAATGAGCCTTTTTTTGTGCTTGGTATCGGCTTAAATGTGCTGCAGGAAAATTTCGGAAATCTGGCAAAGGCAGGTTCTTTGCTTACTCAAACGGGAGTTTCGAATGACTTGGAAGCATTAACCGAACAACTTCACCACTATCTGGTTGAAAAAATTACCGAAAATGTAAATTCAAAAAAAACATTAAAACAGCTCAATAAAAATTTATTCCGGAAAGATTTGGTGTCGGTTTTTGAAATCGACCAAATAAGACAAAATGGCATTATCAAAGAAGTGGATGAAGATGGTTTTCTGGTGGTGGATTTGGAAAAAGACGGATTAAAGAAATTTTTTCACAAAGAAATCGAACTTCTTTACTGA
- the rsfS gene encoding ribosome silencing factor, with product MNKIPEKQLLIDKIVEAIQDTKGEDIMIFDLSKIENSVAQTFIICTGNSNTQVSALAGNIEKKVRNDLHDRPWHVEGTENNLWVLLDYVSVVVHVFQRETREYYDIEELWGDAAITKIEN from the coding sequence ATGAATAAGATTCCAGAAAAACAACTTCTAATTGATAAAATCGTAGAAGCAATACAAGATACAAAAGGTGAAGATATCATGATTTTCGACCTTTCAAAAATAGAAAATTCCGTTGCCCAAACTTTTATCATTTGCACCGGTAACTCAAACACTCAGGTTTCTGCACTTGCCGGAAACATCGAAAAAAAGGTAAGAAACGATTTGCACGACAGACCTTGGCACGTAGAAGGAACAGAAAATAACCTTTGGGTTTTATTGGATTACGTTTCTGTTGTGGTACACGTTTTCCAGCGCGAAACCCGTGAATATTACGATATTGAGGAGCTTTGGGGCGACGCGGCAATAACTAAAATAGAAAATTAA
- a CDS encoding polyprenol monophosphomannose synthase, translating into MKKLVIIPTYNEIENIEKIIAAVFALQQDFHILVVDDSSPDGTGEAVKKMQLLHPQNLFLSIRKVKDGLGQAYIHGFKWALENNYDYIFEMDADFSHNPQDLNKLFLACQTADMSIGSRYSKGVNVVNWPMGRVLLSYFASKYVRTILGVPIHDTTAGFVCFSRKVLENIGLENIKLKGYGFQIEMKFRAYQKGFKIVEVPIIFTNRELGTSKMNGGIIHEAVFGVLNLKWKALIGKL; encoded by the coding sequence ATGAAAAAACTCGTCATCATACCTACGTATAATGAGATTGAGAATATTGAAAAGATAATTGCTGCTGTTTTCGCACTGCAGCAGGATTTTCATATTCTGGTGGTCGATGATTCCTCTCCGGACGGCACAGGTGAAGCGGTAAAAAAAATGCAGCTTTTGCACCCGCAAAATCTTTTTCTAAGCATTCGGAAGGTAAAAGACGGTCTGGGACAAGCTTATATTCACGGTTTTAAGTGGGCGCTGGAAAATAATTACGATTATATTTTTGAAATGGATGCCGATTTTTCACATAATCCGCAGGATTTGAATAAGCTGTTTTTAGCCTGTCAAACCGCGGATATGAGTATTGGTTCACGCTATTCCAAAGGTGTAAATGTGGTCAACTGGCCGATGGGCCGCGTGCTTCTTTCGTATTTTGCCTCGAAATATGTACGGACCATTCTTGGAGTTCCTATCCACGACACGACGGCAGGTTTTGTCTGCTTTTCGAGAAAAGTTTTAGAAAACATCGGTTTGGAAAACATTAAGCTAAAAGGTTATGGTTTCCAGATCGAAATGAAGTTCCGCGCTTACCAAAAAGGGTTTAAAATCGTGGAAGTTCCCATTATTTTCACCAACCGCGAACTCGGCACAAGCAAAATGAACGGTGGAATTATTCACGAAGCGGTTTTTGGCGTTTTAAATTTAAAATGGAAAGCACTCATCGGGAAATTATGA
- a CDS encoding DUF4296 domain-containing protein gives MKKFWLLFLAFFAFSCGKLIDPPKNLVEKETMSQLIADFAMNEQLTSVIQNLNLDNATRYTLKQKKTTGKAFTESYKYYTATGEIEGILNDAQKIVLDKDPAAKEYIQKKLKENRNVPVFAR, from the coding sequence ATGAAAAAATTTTGGCTGCTATTTCTGGCTTTTTTTGCTTTTTCCTGCGGAAAATTAATTGATCCACCGAAAAATTTGGTGGAGAAAGAAACCATGTCGCAGCTAATTGCAGACTTTGCAATGAATGAGCAACTGACGAGCGTCATTCAAAACCTGAACCTCGACAATGCCACACGCTACACCTTAAAACAGAAAAAAACAACGGGTAAAGCTTTTACCGAAAGTTATAAATATTACACCGCAACCGGCGAAATTGAAGGTATTTTAAACGATGCGCAGAAAATCGTCTTGGATAAAGATCCCGCCGCCAAAGAATACATTCAGAAGAAATTAAAAGAAAACCGTAACGTACCCGTATTTGCAAGATAG
- a CDS encoding LptF/LptG family permease — protein sequence MKIIDLYIIKKYLGTFGFMLGLLSIIVLVIDVQAKAPRIESNGFTVTEFLINFYPFWIVNLVITFMSILVFISVIFFTSKMANNTEIVAIISSGASFHRFARPYLITSGAIAAAALLINHFVLPLANTKKNELEPYTYSAKSRDQFTGNAEVSTQLSKTEYIFIKSYNKKDKRGSGFLYQKFDKKRNLIYQLNAADFYWEPEKKRFTMTNFLEKTFLKNEKEKLNSGNSIIKDFGLPPEELFPDVLLGQNKTTPELITFVKREKEKGNANLNTYLNELHQRTSMPFSVIILTFLALSLSSQKKRGGLGINLAIGIALAFVFVFSFEVLKVVSQNKGLTPLVAMWIPNMVFGPIALFLYFRRANQ from the coding sequence ATGAAAATTATCGATTTGTATATCATCAAAAAATACCTCGGCACCTTCGGGTTTATGCTAGGACTTTTGAGTATCATCGTTTTGGTAATTGACGTGCAGGCAAAAGCACCAAGAATAGAATCCAACGGATTTACCGTAACGGAGTTTCTGATTAATTTTTACCCGTTCTGGATTGTGAATTTGGTCATCACCTTCATGTCCATTTTGGTGTTTATTTCGGTTATTTTTTTCACCTCGAAAATGGCGAATAATACCGAAATCGTGGCGATCATCAGTTCCGGCGCGAGTTTCCACCGTTTTGCACGACCTTATTTAATTACGTCAGGAGCTATTGCAGCTGCAGCCTTGCTCATCAATCATTTCGTACTGCCGCTCGCAAACACCAAAAAAAACGAGCTTGAACCTTATACGTACAGCGCAAAAAGCCGCGACCAGTTCACCGGCAACGCAGAAGTTTCCACGCAATTGTCGAAAACCGAATATATTTTCATCAAAAGCTACAACAAAAAAGACAAGCGCGGCTCCGGATTTTTGTACCAGAAATTCGATAAAAAACGGAATTTAATTTACCAGCTGAATGCTGCAGACTTTTATTGGGAACCTGAAAAAAAGCGCTTTACAATGACCAATTTTTTAGAAAAAACCTTTCTAAAGAATGAAAAAGAAAAGCTGAATAGCGGAAATTCCATTATCAAAGATTTTGGGCTTCCGCCGGAAGAACTTTTTCCCGATGTTTTGCTGGGACAAAATAAAACCACGCCGGAACTCATCACTTTCGTGAAGCGCGAAAAAGAAAAAGGAAATGCGAATTTGAATACCTATTTAAATGAACTTCATCAACGGACTTCGATGCCTTTTTCGGTCATTATTCTTACATTTTTAGCACTCTCCCTTTCGTCACAAAAAAAACGCGGCGGTTTGGGAATCAATTTAGCAATTGGTATTGCGCTGGCTTTTGTTTTTGTATTTTCTTTCGAGGTTTTAAAAGTAGTTTCACAAAATAAAGGACTTACGCCGCTGGTCGCCATGTGGATTCCGAACATGGTTTTCGGACCAATCGCTTTATTCCTTTATTTCCGTCGCGCGAATCAGTAA
- a CDS encoding DUF4271 domain-containing protein — MVRVVQQNDWVTFIITGCILLYIFMLLYLHRDSSVRVFILQKFADSSNNFLSWFIISAVFVLSLATLISQGIPIVPAKIREMNFFGYELNKFGFTLGVLFLFYSVKSGLTYLYFAGTASMERWPYFQFTASKFYFVLSLVLMVACVYQFYFHTDLSLLYNYYFWGFSGVFLLKILLYLFSPQYILPIKWYYKFLYICTLQIAPVIALWRILYF, encoded by the coding sequence TTGGTTAGAGTTGTACAGCAGAATGATTGGGTAACCTTTATTATTACAGGTTGCATTTTGCTTTATATTTTTATGTTGCTTTACCTACACCGGGATTCTTCGGTGCGCGTTTTCATTTTGCAAAAATTTGCCGATTCTTCCAATAATTTCCTCAGCTGGTTCATTATCAGTGCGGTGTTTGTGCTGTCTTTAGCAACCTTAATTTCGCAAGGCATCCCGATTGTGCCGGCGAAAATCCGTGAAATGAATTTTTTCGGTTACGAACTGAATAAATTTGGTTTTACACTGGGGGTTTTATTTCTTTTTTATTCGGTGAAAAGCGGTCTCACTTATCTGTATTTTGCAGGGACCGCAAGCATGGAAAGATGGCCTTATTTTCAGTTTACCGCTTCAAAATTTTATTTTGTACTTTCCCTGGTTTTGATGGTGGCTTGTGTTTACCAATTTTACTTCCATACCGATTTATCGCTGCTTTACAATTATTATTTCTGGGGTTTTTCAGGCGTTTTTTTATTAAAAATACTGCTTTACCTGTTTTCGCCTCAATATATTCTGCCTATAAAATGGTATTATAAATTTTTGTATATTTGCACGCTCCAAATAGCGCCTGTCATTGCGTTGTGGAGAATATTATATTTTTAA